From a region of the Rhodococcus sp. 4CII genome:
- a CDS encoding nucleoside deaminase: MTLQDDERMIRSAIEAARAATDADVPVGAVVFDAEGVEVSRAVNSREAMSDPTAHAEIIALRAAARVYGDGWRLEGATLAVTLEPCTMCAGALVLARISRVVFGAWEPKTGAVGSLWDVVRDRRLTHRPQVRGGVLEDECAGILEDFFRERR, encoded by the coding sequence GTGACACTGCAGGACGACGAGCGGATGATCCGCTCGGCGATCGAGGCCGCCCGCGCCGCCACCGACGCGGACGTGCCGGTGGGTGCGGTGGTGTTCGACGCCGAGGGGGTCGAGGTGTCGCGGGCCGTGAATTCGCGCGAGGCGATGTCGGATCCGACGGCGCACGCGGAGATCATCGCGTTGCGGGCGGCCGCGCGGGTGTACGGCGACGGCTGGCGCCTCGAAGGGGCGACGCTGGCGGTGACGCTGGAGCCGTGCACGATGTGCGCGGGCGCGCTCGTCCTGGCCCGGATCTCCCGGGTGGTGTTCGGGGCGTGGGAGCCGAAGACGGGTGCGGTGGGCTCGCTGTGGGATGTGGTCCGCGATCGCCGGCTCACGCACCGTCCGCAGGTCAGGGGCGGTGTTCTCGAGGACGAATGCGCCGGGATCCTCGAAGATTTCTTCCGTGAACGCCGCTGA
- a CDS encoding tRNA adenosine deaminase-associated protein: MGAQRAENNSASSDRAEDLEGFGVAVVHEDGRWKVKALTSAALTSLSVAEEELRALRSAGAFFGLLDVDDEFFVVLRPAPSGTRLLLSDATAAIDYDIAADVLEALNVEVPDIDPDELDDIDPWEEGDLSLLSDLGLPEPVLAVITSETDLYPDEQLGMIAQRLGFTSELAGVLDKLPR, translated from the coding sequence ATGGGTGCACAGCGCGCGGAAAACAACAGCGCCTCCTCGGATCGGGCAGAGGATCTGGAGGGCTTCGGTGTCGCGGTAGTACACGAGGACGGCCGGTGGAAGGTCAAGGCCCTCACGTCGGCTGCTCTGACCAGTCTGAGCGTCGCGGAGGAGGAGCTTCGGGCCCTCCGTAGCGCGGGCGCGTTCTTCGGTCTGCTGGACGTGGACGACGAATTCTTCGTCGTGCTCCGGCCGGCGCCGTCGGGAACGCGTCTGCTGCTGTCCGACGCCACCGCCGCCATCGACTACGACATCGCCGCCGACGTCCTCGAGGCGCTCAACGTCGAGGTCCCGGACATCGATCCGGACGAACTCGACGACATCGACCCCTGGGAGGAGGGCGACCTGTCGCTGCTGTCCGACCTAGGTCTGCCCGAACCCGTGCTGGCCGTCATCACGTCCGAGACGGACCTCTACCCGGACGAGCAGCTCGGGATGATCGCGCAGCGGCTCGGGTTCACCTCGGAGCTGGCCGGCGTCCTCGACAAGCTTCCCCGGTAG
- a CDS encoding prephenate dehydrogenase, whose protein sequence is MCQPVRVSDTASAPPVCVLGLGLIGGSLLRAAVRAGREAWGHNRSAPSVDAARADGFDADTDLVAVLQRASAESALIVIAVPVPAVAATLTAIALYAPNCSITDVVSVKAEVAAAAARQGLADRYVGGHPMAGTSASGWSVGSADLFREAVWVVGTDDGVDPGIWTQVAQLALDCGSVVVPAESGEHDRAVARISHLPHLLAETLAITGARGGPLALGLAAGSFRDGTRVAGSAPGLVRAMCEGNRDALLIALDEALVLLQNARTELSEQASTAALVEDGHAARLTYDNQETWEITGIVPGRDGWIEEMRDAGRRGGRLRRL, encoded by the coding sequence ATGTGCCAACCTGTTCGGGTGTCTGATACCGCTTCCGCACCTCCGGTGTGCGTGCTCGGCCTGGGATTGATCGGCGGTTCACTGCTGCGTGCGGCGGTCCGGGCGGGCCGCGAAGCGTGGGGCCACAACCGATCCGCGCCGTCCGTCGACGCCGCCCGCGCCGACGGCTTCGACGCCGACACCGATCTCGTCGCGGTGCTCCAGCGCGCGTCGGCGGAGTCGGCGCTGATCGTGATCGCCGTTCCCGTCCCCGCAGTCGCCGCGACCCTCACCGCAATCGCCCTGTACGCGCCGAACTGTTCGATCACCGACGTCGTCAGCGTCAAGGCGGAGGTCGCCGCGGCGGCGGCCCGTCAGGGGCTCGCCGACCGCTACGTGGGCGGGCACCCGATGGCCGGAACGTCGGCGTCGGGGTGGAGCGTCGGCAGCGCCGACCTGTTCCGCGAGGCCGTGTGGGTGGTCGGCACCGACGACGGCGTCGACCCCGGCATCTGGACGCAGGTCGCACAGCTCGCCTTGGACTGCGGTTCCGTCGTCGTGCCCGCCGAGTCCGGCGAACACGACCGTGCCGTCGCACGCATCTCGCACCTACCGCACCTGCTCGCCGAGACCCTCGCGATCACCGGCGCCCGGGGCGGACCGCTGGCACTCGGTCTGGCGGCAGGATCGTTCCGCGACGGCACCCGGGTCGCAGGCAGCGCGCCCGGACTCGTCCGGGCCATGTGCGAGGGCAACCGGGACGCCCTTCTGATCGCCCTCGACGAGGCGTTGGTACTGCTGCAGAACGCGCGGACCGAACTGTCGGAGCAGGCGTCGACGGCGGCGCTCGTCGAGGACGGTCACGCCGCCCGCCTGACGTACGACAACCAGGAGACGTGGGAGATCACCGGCATCGTCCCCGGCCGCGACGGCTGGATCGAGGAGATGCGGGACGCGGGTCGGCGGGGAGGGCGGCTCCGCCGCCTGTGA
- a CDS encoding putative glycolipid-binding domain-containing protein: MSIQASGASTWPAVLTWRADNAPRMESVRVQLNGDRIKAAGRIIGGECAEHPAFSASYDLVTDESGVTRRLSLRTSVAAGERQMSISRDEEGTWMVEHGANHQRSTFDGALDVDMVLSPFFNALPIRRYGLHLGSEDVEVPVVYVNLLDLRVEGAILTYSSGPDGIHVLSPVSSSSVTADRDGFIVDYPGLAERI; the protein is encoded by the coding sequence GTGAGCATCCAAGCCTCCGGTGCCTCGACCTGGCCCGCAGTACTGACGTGGCGGGCGGACAACGCACCCCGAATGGAATCGGTGCGCGTCCAGCTCAATGGCGACCGCATCAAGGCCGCCGGGCGGATCATCGGCGGCGAGTGCGCCGAGCATCCCGCGTTCAGCGCGTCCTACGACCTCGTCACCGACGAGAGCGGTGTCACCCGCCGGCTGTCGCTGCGGACGTCCGTCGCGGCCGGTGAACGGCAGATGTCGATCAGCCGGGACGAAGAGGGCACGTGGATGGTGGAACACGGCGCCAACCACCAGCGATCCACGTTCGACGGTGCCCTCGACGTCGACATGGTGCTCAGCCCCTTCTTCAACGCCCTGCCCATCCGGCGGTACGGCCTGCACCTCGGATCGGAGGACGTCGAGGTTCCCGTCGTGTACGTGAACCTCCTGGACCTTCGGGTCGAGGGTGCGATCCTCACCTACAGCAGCGGCCCGGACGGCATCCACGTGCTGTCGCCTGTGTCGAGTTCCTCGGTGACCGCCGATCGAGACGGGTTCATCGTCGACTACCCGGGCCTGGCCGAGCGGATTTAG